One genomic region from Methanobacterium sp. encodes:
- a CDS encoding prepilin-type N-terminal cleavage/methylation domain-containing protein, protein MMNKKENSGFTLIELLAVIVILAIVAIIAVPSVINVIEDARKGSFKNSAYGIIKAAEYNHALKTIKDSNPGEIKYTYENGKESSTLDDYKLEYKGDKPKNGTIVINEEGQVSLALHDGTYCVEKGYSDSEVTLTTKTTDECKIATDAFLPSLGEGMIPIKWDGSKWIKADINSKWYDYDAKEWANVVLVTEATRNTYKNASAGTSITEADVLAYLVWIPRYRYKLFNVGATVMSAQTIEIEFEDKNTPKATGSTNGTWLTHPAFTFGSDELTGFWVGKFETTGNATRPTVKPGVASLRSQSVSNQFATAQKFNTQVTYGLPSTYDAHMMKNMEWGAVTYLSHSKYGKNAEIWKNPSSGNITGCAGTSVSPGSSSGCSYHYTTSNGQQASTTGNVYGIYDMSGGAYDRVMGGMYNSGNTTIMLSGSGFAQATIDGAGMEKYIDKYTYGTTYNDQIAINRRKLGDATGETRRWYSDSANFVYPSYPWFYRGDYYGAGAGAGAFNFSYYSGGSSIYTGFRLAVSGGNVSA, encoded by the coding sequence ATGATGAATAAAAAAGAAAATTCAGGTTTCACATTAATAGAATTATTAGCTGTTATTGTAATATTAGCAATAGTAGCTATCATAGCAGTACCATCTGTTATTAATGTTATAGAAGATGCAAGAAAAGGATCATTTAAAAATTCAGCATATGGAATAATAAAAGCGGCTGAGTACAATCATGCCCTAAAAACAATTAAAGATAGTAATCCAGGGGAAATAAAATATACATATGAAAATGGGAAAGAATCATCAACTCTAGATGATTATAAATTAGAATATAAAGGTGATAAACCTAAGAATGGAACGATTGTAATAAATGAAGAGGGTCAAGTATCACTAGCACTTCATGATGGTACTTATTGTGTAGAGAAGGGTTATAGTGACAGTGAAGTAACTTTAACAACCAAAACAACTGATGAATGTAAAATTGCTACTGATGCCTTTTTACCATCCTTAGGAGAAGGAATGATCCCGATAAAATGGGATGGTTCAAAATGGATAAAGGCAGATATAAATAGTAAATGGTATGATTACGATGCAAAAGAATGGGCGAATGTAGTGCTTGTAACTGAAGCAACAAGAAACACATATAAAAATGCATCGGCAGGAACTTCAATAACAGAAGCAGATGTATTAGCTTATTTAGTTTGGATACCAAGATATAGATATAAATTATTTAATGTAGGTGCAACAGTAATGTCTGCTCAAACAATTGAAATAGAATTTGAAGATAAGAATACCCCAAAAGCAACGGGTAGTACAAATGGAACTTGGTTAACTCACCCAGCATTCACTTTTGGAAGTGATGAATTAACAGGTTTTTGGGTAGGTAAATTTGAAACAACAGGGAATGCAACTAGACCAACTGTAAAACCAGGTGTTGCATCACTTCGAAGTCAAAGTGTAAGTAATCAATTTGCAACAGCTCAAAAGTTTAATACCCAAGTAACATATGGATTACCATCAACTTATGATGCTCATATGATGAAAAATATGGAATGGGGGGCAGTAACATATTTGAGTCATAGTAAATACGGAAAGAATGCTGAAATCTGGAAAAATCCAAGTAGTGGTAATATAACTGGATGTGCAGGAACAAGTGTATCACCAGGTTCATCAAGTGGATGTTCATATCACTACACAACCAGTAATGGACAACAAGCCAGTACGACAGGTAATGTATATGGAATATATGATATGAGTGGCGGAGCATATGATCGTGTAATGGGAGGAATGTATAATAGTGGAAACACTACTATTATGTTATCTGGTTCAGGGTTTGCTCAAGCCACAATAGATGGAGCAGGAATGGAGAAGTATATAGATAAGTATACATATGGAACAACATATAATGATCAAATAGCTATTAACCGAAGGAAATTAGGAGATGCAACAGGAGAAACCAGAAGATGGTATAGTGATTCCGCGAACTTCGTTTATCCGAGTTACCCTTGGTTCTATCGCGGCGACTACTACGGCGCTGGTGCCGGTGCTGGTGCTTTCAACTTCAGCTACTACAGTGGTGGTAGTAGCATTTACACCGGCTTCCGCCTCGCTGTCTCAGGTGGGAATGTGTCCGCATAG